One window of Paroedura picta isolate Pp20150507F chromosome 2, Ppicta_v3.0, whole genome shotgun sequence genomic DNA carries:
- the NEUROD1 gene encoding neurogenic differentiation factor 1 → MTKSYSESGLMGEAQPQGPPSWTDECLSSQDEADKKEEDLEAMHTEEDSLRNGEEEEEEEEDDLEEDEEEEEEEEEEEDEDDQKPKRRGPKKKKMTKARLERFKLRRMKANARERNRMHGLNAALDNLRKVVPCYSKTQKLSKIETLRLAKNYIWALSEILRSGKSPDLVSFVQTLCKGLSQPTTNLVAGCLQLNPRTFLPEQSPDGPPHLPPAGTAFPAHPYTAYQSPGLPSPPYGTTDSSHLFHLKAPHSFGAALEPFFESALSECASPSFDGPLSPPLSINGNFSFKHEPAANDFEKSYAFTMHYPAAAGLAAASGHGSIFSCSASRCEIPVDTLMPYESHAHHERVMSAQLNAIFHD, encoded by the coding sequence ATGACCAAATCATACAGCGAGAGTGGATTGATGGGGGAAGCCCAGCCTCAGGGTCCCCCTAGTTGGACGGATGAATGCCTCAGTTCCCAGGACGAGGCGGACAAGAAAGAGGAGGATCTGGAAGCCATGCACACCGAGGAGGATTCCCTGAGAaacggcgaggaggaggaggaggaggaagaggacgacttggaggaagacgaggaggaggaggaggaggaagaagaagaggaagacgagGATGACCAAAAGCCCAAGCGGCGCggtcccaagaagaagaagatgaccaAGGCGCGCCTGGAGCGGTTCAAGCTGCGACGCATGAAGGCCAACGCCCGGGAGCGGAACCGCATGCACGGCCTCAACGCCGCCCTGGACAACCTGCGCAAAGTGGTGCCCTGCTACTCCAAGACGCAGAAGCTGTCCAAGATCGAGACGCTGCGCCTGGCCAAGAACTACATCTGGGCACTCTCGGAGATCCTGCGCTCGGGCAAGAGCCCAGACCTCGTCTCCTTTGTGCAGACCCTCTGCAAGGGCTTGTCGCAGCCCACCACCAACCTGGTGGCCGGCTGCCTGCAGCTCAACCCACGGACTTTCCTTCCCGAGCAGAGCCCCGACGGGCCGCCCCACCTGCCGCCGGCCGGCACTGCCTTCCCGGCCCACCCGTACACCGCCTACCAGTCGCCGGGGCTGCCGAGTCCGCCGTACGGGACCACGGACAGCTCCCACCTCTTCCACCTCAAGGCGCCGCACTCGTTCGGGGCGGCGCTGGAGCCCTTCTTTGAGAGTGCGCTTTCCGAGTGCGCCAGCCCGTCCTTCGACGGGCCCCTCAGCCCGCCACTCAGCATCAACGGGAACTTCTCCTTCAAACACGAACCTGCTGCCAACGACTTCGAGAAAAGCTATGCCTTCACCATGCACTACCCAGCCGCCGCTGGCCTGGCTGCCGCCTCGGGCCATGGCTCCATCTTCTCGTGCTCCGCCTCGCGCTGCGAGATCCCTGTGGACACCCTCATGCCCTACGAGAGCCATGCCCACCACGAGCGAGTCATGAGTGCCCAGCTCAACGCCATATTTCACGATTGA